The Caldisericia bacterium genome contains the following window.
TATCCAGAGGGAATTTATGAAATATTAATTAATTTAAAAAAATATAATAAGAAAATTTTAATCACTGAACATGGAATTGCAGATAGAGAAGATAAATTAAGAAAAGATTTTCTTATTAAAGCAATTGAAAGTTTAAAGAAAGCAATAAATGAAGGAGTCGAAGTATTTGGTTATACTTACTGGTCTTTGATGGATAATTTTGAGTGGATTGAAGGTTATTCAATGAGATTTGGTCTTTTTGAAGTAGATTTTAATACACTTGAAAGAAAACCAAGAGAAAGCGCATTTCTTTATAAAGATTTATGTTCAAAAGGAATTTAAAAGTTTATTTAATTTAAATAAAAGGGGGCAAAATAATGCCCCCTTTTAAATTTAGTTTCTCAATAGAAGATTCTTAAAATTGAAAACAATATATTCTTAAAGAAAAGAAGAATATTATTTTGATTTGTATTGGTTATTGAACAAGAACACCTAAACTCGACATTAGTTATATCTGGGCAACATTTTACATACACATCTTTATAAGTTGCATCGAATTTGCATTTTGGATTAACTGGAACAACTCTTACTGTTTGATTACAAGGTATTGTACAATATGAATCAAAATTCGGTTGACCAGCAGGTCTTGTTAAAGTAGCTAATTTTACATTGTTCATGTTATATATTTCTACTTTTGTATCTGGACAATTACCAGTAATTGTAACTACAATTCTTCCCATTTGTATGCATGAACATTCAAATTCTACATAACCATATCCAACAGGACAACATTGAACTAAATTAATTGTTTTTGTTTCTGGTCTAAATGTGCAACCAAAACCACCAACTGGTTTAATTGTATATGTCCCAGGACAAGGCAGATTACAACCAGTTGTAAATACACCATTTGCATTATAATCTGATAATCTATAAAGTAGATTTCCTTTACTATCATAAATTTCAACTTTTGCAGGCAAACAATTTAATGGTAGTTTTACATCGATTCTCCCTTTATATGTGCATTCACACTTAAACTCATAAGATTGTATATCAGGGCAACACTTTGTGAGATCAACTTTAATAGTCTCAGGACTAAATCTACAATTTTGATTTTGTGGTTTTAGAGTATATGTGCCAGGACATGTAAGAGAGCAACCTGTATCAAACCAACCTTCTGAATTTGGATTATAACTTCCAACTAACTTTCCTCCTGAATCATAAATATAAAGAACAGTTCCATTTATACATTCTTTAGGTATTTTTACTTGAATTCTTCCCATTGGTTTTTCACATCTGCAACCAAACTGATAACTATATATTTTAGGACAACACTCTCTAATTTCAATTTTAGTTTCAGAGGGGATAAATGTGCAATTTTTATTTTCAGGTTTAATTATATATATTCCAGGACAATCTAATACACAACCTGTATCAAAATTACCATTTGGATCAACTTTTCCTGTAAATACTTCAACATTTTTTTGAGAGTCAATTATATGTACAATTGTACCTTCAATACAATCTTTAGGAAATATTGCATTAATTCTTCCCATTGGTTTATCACACTTACAACTAAACCTTTCTTGATAATATTCAGGACAACACTTTTCAACTATTATTTTTATTTCTTTCGGATCAAATAAACAATTTTTATTTTCAGGTCTTATAACATATATTCCTGGACATGCTAAAGTGCAACCAGTATCAAAAACTCCATTACCATCTGGTTTTCCAGTAAAAACCTCTGTATAATTTTGTGTTTCATATACATGAACTATTGTTCCCTCAATACACTCTTTTGGGAAAATTACAACAATTCTTCCTTTACTTTCAATAACACATTCACATCTAAACTCTACTACTGTTTCACTAGGACAGCAATCTAATTTAACAACATGAGATACTGGGTCAAATTTACATTTTTCATTAACAGGAACTATTTTGTATATTCCAGGGCATTTTAACTTACAACCGGTATCAAAAACTCCATCTGGTCCTGCTTCTCCACTCCATGCAACATTACCTGTTTCATCATATATCAAAATTTTTGTTCCAATTATACATTCTTTAGCCATTTTAACTATAATTCTTCCACCAACTTGAATTTCTCCACAACATGGTTTTTTATCTGGTTGAGCAGCCCACTCTATAACTTTACCTGTAGTTGGTTCATAAACAACCCAAATACAACCTAAACCTGAAGGTATAGGTTGTGGGAAAGTATTATAATAATCTAAAATTGAAATACCAAGATTTGTATCTGGTAAATAAGCTGGAAAATTCAAAATAACTATTAAAGGGGTTGTTTGAGCTTGTTGACAATTTGGTATAACATAAACTTGATAATTACCATTTGAATCAGGTTGTGTTGTCATTCTAAGAATACATCCGCATAATTTTTGAATGAAATTTGTTACAGGTACACAATTAAATTCTACTATTTGAACTCCTGGACAACAATCTTTTAAAATTACAGAATATGAAGTAGGATTAAATACAAAGTTTGGATTTGTGGGTACAACTTTATATTCACTAGGACAATTTAATTTGCAATCAGTATCAAAAACACCTTGATTATTAACTGATCCACTCCAAACAATATTACCAGAAGAATCAAATATGTTTACTTTAGTTTCTTTTGTACATTCTGGGGGCATTTTAACTATTATTCTTCCATATTTCACAAAGATACATTCACATTTGAATTCTACTCTTTTAGATTGAGGACAGCACTCTTTTTCATTAAATACAACTTGTTGTGTTTCAGGATAAAACTTACAATTTGGATTTACTGGTTTAACAATATATGTTCCAGGACATAAAAGTGTGCAATCTGTTGTGTATAAACCTCCTTTATGTTCTCTCATTAATGTTATTGGGTTCCCTTTAGGATCATATATCTCTATGTAAGTTCCATTAACACAATTTTCTGGAAGTAAAACATCTATTTTTGCCTTTGGTTTTTCAGGACATGGAACAATAAACACAAGTTCAGCAATCTGTTTATCACCATACCAATTTACCTCTTTTGCATTTAGTTCATTTCCTGTAACTCTTAAAGGAATTAAAGTTCTACCATTAAGAATAAACGG
Protein-coding sequences here:
- a CDS encoding copper amine oxidase N-terminal domain-containing protein, whose translation is MGCSKFKKTKTFLGLILLLSLILIISSNQIQIKAKNSQDFNLKAKGYCGFNYLEWEPVPGADRYWIYRGIGEGKQESMPLTDFPVAETYYKDSKNVIQGTKYCYIVKAVDKNAKEFAKSNEACAIPTCSTETKEEECRLVLQFQIGNTFYWVNGAKKGPMLTAPVLRWDRTFLIIRHVVEEVGGTISWDGTTQTVTILTKEGKKIEFQIGNRMYRVNGVSKQIDPYNPNVVPFILNGRTLIPLRVTGNELNAKEVNWYGDKQIAELVFIVPCPEKPKAKIDVLLPENCVNGTYIEIYDPKGNPITLMREHKGGLYTTDCTLLCPGTYIVKPVNPNCKFYPETQQVVFNEKECCPQSKRVEFKCECIFVKYGRIIVKMPPECTKETKVNIFDSSGNIVWSGSVNNQGVFDTDCKLNCPSEYKVVPTNPNFVFNPTSYSVILKDCCPGVQIVEFNCVPVTNFIQKLCGCILRMTTQPDSNGNYQVYVIPNCQQAQTTPLIVILNFPAYLPDTNLGISILDYYNTFPQPIPSGLGCIWVVYEPTTGKVIEWAAQPDKKPCCGEIQVGGRIIVKMAKECIIGTKILIYDETGNVAWSGEAGPDGVFDTGCKLKCPGIYKIVPVNEKCKFDPVSHVVKLDCCPSETVVEFRCECVIESKGRIVVIFPKECIEGTIVHVYETQNYTEVFTGKPDGNGVFDTGCTLACPGIYVIRPENKNCLFDPKEIKIIVEKCCPEYYQERFSCKCDKPMGRINAIFPKDCIEGTIVHIIDSQKNVEVFTGKVDPNGNFDTGCVLDCPGIYIIKPENKNCTFIPSETKIEIRECCPKIYSYQFGCRCEKPMGRIQVKIPKECINGTVLYIYDSGGKLVGSYNPNSEGWFDTGCSLTCPGTYTLKPQNQNCRFSPETIKVDLTKCCPDIQSYEFKCECTYKGRIDVKLPLNCLPAKVEIYDSKGNLLYRLSDYNANGVFTTGCNLPCPGTYTIKPVGGFGCTFRPETKTINLVQCCPVGYGYVEFECSCIQMGRIVVTITGNCPDTKVEIYNMNNVKLATLTRPAGQPNFDSYCTIPCNQTVRVVPVNPKCKFDATYKDVYVKCCPDITNVEFRCSCSITNTNQNNILLFFKNILFSILRIFY